Proteins co-encoded in one Lineus longissimus chromosome 11, tnLinLong1.2, whole genome shotgun sequence genomic window:
- the LOC135496339 gene encoding CCR4-NOT transcription complex subunit 1-like isoform X7: MNLDSLSFALSQISYLVANLTKKNYKSSVAEISHLVAQHGAEADRHLFRCLFSHVDFGGDGKSSGKDFHQTQFLIQECASLTSKPNFISALCYAVDSPLHHQKSLKPTAQLFSQISKVLRLTRVQEVLLGLALLSSQIPETRNYAAQFVKQKLPDLLRSYIDLDTASVQEGGLQDTAVEVVHLLLTQFLQRRDQFGIGTDQKEAFLKALRKDFPVDRVPIVLFPLLYPDKQDPAIPRITLDAVNMPKAMNESSLADMIVEVGYSCTASIEECRTTLVQFGVREITPASIARVLGLMAKTPSGLGDQINVQSINQPGGSIWGESKEKQDNGGLATWNVDVFVQVVQDLAPHLNWKEVVGELDHPGFVILSKQGFRLLVQALFRGIQDIFPVEFIYRHWKNSEGQLSWITQSLKYPDVFCFADYQCHTVVIDILKMPPDDENREIATWKSLDLVETLLRLSEAGHYQLVSELFKFPIQHCPDMLVLALLQIAPQPNWNTLKHELISTLMPTFLGNHQNSAIVLHYAWHCQGQSTTIRTLIMHSMAEWYMRGDHHDQVRLSRILDVAQDLKALSMLLNATPFAFVIDLACLASRREYLKLDKWLGDKIREHGEPFVQSVVNFLKRRCPQVVGGAMKEDPQHPQSKNQLLPADTFNTMLACLQACCSSLVAPELTDAIVTMVANANMMMKQRLPPPGAIGAKPMNQGMGSAINNPMDQLGPNGNFGLGTTMPSSVSAPNMPGFPQSLGPLNTTPGSPAKGLPFPGQSQAQGQAQTSYSMQSLATQSLATQLQGLSMQTTMPMSTPMSRSTASSGTPSLGALSAAAAMKQQQQQQTQQTADRLRQGESAAGDMSSIFPEMNQQFSKEIEDEANSYFQRIYNHPPHPTISIDEVLDMLKRFKDSSDRKEKVGIKKEVFHCMLRNLFEEYRFFPQYPDKELHTTAVLFGGIIEQGLVTYMSLGIALRFVLEALKKPYGAKMYNFGIAALDRFKTRLKDYPQYCQHLASIPHFNQFPPHLIEYVQCGARSQEPPNRPQGPATPSQSTPSPLPAASTTPVTTSAAAAPSSTTSTQAAISKTIAKPSIANTTNIDTLIAGTEGKEEICVPREAVQDKVFFIFNNLSQSNMAQKSEELKEAMSEEHMPWVSQYLVMKRASIEPNFHTLYANFIDHMHNNWGIIGMVIKETFRNIKVLLRSDKGVANFSDRSLLKNLGHWLGLLTLGKNKPILHIDIDLKSLVYEAYHKGAQELLYVVPFVAKVVESCAKSKVFKPPNPWTMGIMNILYELHQEPDLKLNLKFEIEVLCKALNLDINSLKNPRYLRNRDKLATLEYQLSSRGKIKEPTPTLQEDNQAAAQTAALVAAAAAAATAAGAQQSSLLPPSGLMPPSGTNSFSAGLNASLVASGMAGNIAGNMNLSAGGMMTAITTPTVSTVVSSSGVATTTTSASATAPPQPQFTFMDINTSSFTGLVPHIVINEQIALFQTNPQLKQYVRPAIERSVQDLLPPVVERSIKIALTTCEQIVKKDFALDPEEGRMRMAAHHMVRNMTAGMALITCREPLLISITTNLKTAFLQTFRVGESQNATPPQKEMIEQASQVLATDNTELACAFIQKTAVEKALPEMDKRLATEFELRKHARNEGRRYCDPVVLTYQAERMPEQIRLKVGGVTPQQLAVYEEFGRNIPGFLPTGGASSSDAQHPAFFKQLPPQQQPQQPQAPQSFSTDEITQIYDKIAHDIEQYLLSQYAISQQQSPLLQSLASLLEAVLLARNSREIVTAIALLQKAVEGLLDGISSLTPASDPEAMIRYRDCHLLVLRGLQDQRAYGPQWTNKQVTRCLIECREDFKYNVEAVDVLIRSHLVNMQQYDVHFAQSMDNGLNYMAVAFAMQLVQRFCIDEKHNTQINEADLYNTIETLARIAAHSRQAPDGLTGLIETIRQHNDGGLLDRAPGGPTLHSGISQAREFDDPPGLHEKTEFLLREWVNMYHSPAAGRDSTKAFSAFVGQMHQQGILKSDDLIARFFRLCTEMCVDLCYRALGEQTHSATLIRAKCFHTLDAFVRLIALLVKHSGDAANPVTKINLLNKVGRAAAIVLGIVAGVLLQDHEVRNTEFQQLPYHRIFIMLFIELNAPELVLDSINFQILTAFCNTLHILRPAKAPGFSYAWLELVSHRVFIGRMLAITPAQRGWGMYAQLLIDLFKFLAPFLRNADLTKPTQLLYRGTLRVLLVLLHDFPEFLCDYHYAFCDAIPPNCIQVRNLILSAFPRNMRLPDPFTPNLKVDMLNEITHAPRILTNFTNMIQPPTFKKDLDSYLKTRSPVTFLSDLRSNLQVGSEPGNRYNIQLINALVLYVGTQAIAYIQQKSLTPSMTTIAHSSHMDIFQNLAVDLDSEGRYLFLNAIANQLRYPNSHTHYFSCTLLYLFAEANTEAIQEQITRVLLERLIVNRPHPWGLLITFIELIKNPQFRFWNHEFVHCAPEIETICLGATREIAGKMEMESRA; this comes from the exons ATGAATCTGGACTCCCTGTCCTTTGCCTTGTCTCAAATCAGTTATTTAGTGGCAAATTTGACGAAGAAAAATTACAAGTCGAGCGTCGCAGAAATCTCTCAT CTTGTTGCCCAGCACGGAGCTGAGGCTGATCGGCATCTGTTCAGGTGTCTATTCTCCCACGTTGATTTTGGTGGTGATGGTAAAAGCAGTGGCAAAGACTTTCACCAA ACACAATTCTTGATTCAAGAGTGTGCATCGCTCACATCCAAACCGAACTTCATATCGGCATTGTGCTACGCAGTTGATAGCCCGCTACATCACCAGAAG AGCCTAAAGCCAACTGCTCAGCTCTTCTCCCAGATCAGCAAGGTCCTACGCCTCACTCGCGTGCAGGAAGTCTTACTAGGCTTGGCCTTACTCAGCTCTCAGATCCCTGAGACAAGGAATTACGCTGCTCAATTTGTGAAGCAGAAACTACCTGATCTTCTCAGGTCTTATATAGATTTAG ACACAGCCAGTGTTCAAGAAGGAGGCCTCCAGGACACGGCTGTTGAGGTCGTCCACTTGTTATTGACTCAGTTCCTGCAGAGACGGGACCAGTTTGGCATTGGTACTGACCAAAAGGAAGCTTTTCTTAAGGCACTCAGAAAAG ATTTTCCTGTTGATCGAGTTCCGATTGTCCTTTTCCCGCTGCTTTACCCAGACAAACAAGACCCAGCGATCCCAAGGATTACATTGGACGCTGTCAACATGCCAAAAGCAATG AATGAGAGTTCATTGGCTGATATGATCGTAGAGGTTGGCTACAGTTGCACTGCCAGCATTGAAGAATGTCGTACGACGCTGGTGCAGTTTGGTGTACGAGAGATCACCCCGGCCTCTATAGCACGAGTTCTGGGACTGATGGCCAAGACACCCTCTGGGTTAGGAGACCAAATCAATGTACAG TCGATCAACCAACCCGGAGGGAGCATCTGGGGAGAGTCCAAAGAGAAACAGGATAATGGCGGCCTGGCCACGTGGAACGTTGACGTGTTTGTACAGGTTGTTCAGGATCTG GCTCCTCATCTCAACTGGAAAGAGGTGGTGGGTGAGCTCGACCATCCAGGCTTTGTGATCCTGAGCAAGCAAGGATTCCGACTGTTAGTCCAAGCTCTCTTCAGGGGCATCCAGGATATCTTTCCCGTCGAGTTCATCTACCGGCACTGGAAGAACTCGGAGGGACAACTCTCTTGGATCACGCAGTCGTTGAAGTACCCTGATGTGTTCTGTTTTGCGGATTATCAGTGTCATACAGTTGTGATAGACATTTTGAAGATGCCGCCTGATGATGAGAATAGAGAGATCGCAACTTG GAAATCACTAGATCTAGTTGAGACACTCCTGAGACTATCAGAAGCTGGTCACTATCAGTTGGTCTCCGAGCTTTTCAAGTTTCCGATTCAACACTGCCCGGATATGTTGGTGCTAGCTTTGTTACAGATCGCT cCTCAACCAAACTGGAACACACTGAAGCATGAACTGATCTCCACGCTGATGCCAACTTTCCTCGGGAATCACCAGAACTCGGCAATAGTCTTACATTATGCTTGGCACTGCCAG GGCCAGTCGACAACGATTCGGACACTGATAATGCATTCCATGGCTGAGTGGTACATGCGAGGAGACCACCACGACCAGGTCAGACTCTCCAGGATACTGGACGTGGCACAGGATCTCAAG GCACTATCCATGTTGTTGAACGCCACGCCATTTGCTTTTGTGATCGACCTGGCGTGCCTCGCCTCCAGGAGGGAATATCTCAAACTGGACAAGTGGTTGGGTGATAAGATCAGAGAACATGGG GAACCATTCGTACAATCAGTCGTCAATTTCCTGAAGCGTCGCTGCCCTCAGGTAGTAGGTGGCGCTATGAAGGAGGACCCACAGCATCCACAATCAAAGAACCAATTACTACCAGCAGACACGTTTAACACGATGTTGGCATGTCTCCAGGCCTGCTGCAG CAGTCTCGTGGCTCCAGAGTTGACAGATGCCATCGTGACCATGGTAGCTAATGCTAACATGATGATGAAGCAACGCCTGCCACCTCCGGGGGCGATCGGTGCCAAACCAATGAACCAAGGGATGGGCAGTGCCATCAATAACCCG ATGGATCAGCTTGGCCCTAATGGTAACTTTGGCCTCGGCACCACCATGCCCTCATCAGTGTCAGCTCCCAACATGCCCGGCTTCCCCCAAAGCCTTGGTCCCCTCAACACGACACCGGGATCCCCAGCGAAGGGCCTGCCCTTCCCAGGTCAGTCCCAGGCCCAAGGACAGGCGCAGACAAGCTATTCAATGCAATCTTTGGCCACACAATCTTTGGCGACACAGTTACAAG GTCTCTCCATGCAGACGACCATGCCAATGTCGACGCCAATGAGCCGCTCGACTGCCTCCAGTGGGACGCCGTCCCTCGGTGCCCTCAGTGCCGCCGCTGCCAtgaaacaacaacagcaacaacagacACAGCAGACGGCCGACAGGCTGCGCCAAGGAGAGT CTGCAGCGGGTGACATGTCGAGCATCTTCCCCGAGATGAACCAACAGTTCTCCAAGGAGATCGAGGACGAGGCAAACTCGTATTTCCAGCGCATCTACAACCATCCGCCGCATCCGACCATCTCGATCGACGAGGTCCTCGACATGTTGAAACGCTTCAAGGATTCCTCTGACAGGAAAGAGAAGGTGGGCATTAAGAAG GAGGTGTTCCATTGTATGCTGAGGAATCTGTTTGAGGAATACCGCTTCTTCCCCCAGTACCCAGACAAAGAACTCCACACGACTGCCGTACTGTTTGGCGGCATCATCGAACAGGGCCTAGTCACGTACATGTCTCTGGGTATAGCATTACGGTTTGTGCTGGAAGCTCTGAAGAAACCGTACGGGGCTAAGATGTACAACTTTGGCATCGCTGCGTTGGATCGTTTCAAGACGAGACTGAAGGATTACCCACAGTATTGCCAGCATCTGGCATCGATACCACATTTCAATCAGTTCCCACCGCATCTTATTGAG TACGTACAGTGCGGTGCAAGGAGTCAGGAGCCGCCAAATCGACCGCAAGGTCCGGCCACACCCAGCCAGAGCACACCATCGCCACTCCCTGCTGCTTCGACCACACCAGTCACGACGTCTGCTGCTGCTGCGCCAAGTTCGACAACATCAACGCAAGCTGCGATCTCGAAAACGATTGCAAAGCCGTCGATTGCCAATACAACGAATATCGACACGCTGATTGCGGGTACGGAGGGGAAGGAGGAGATATGTGTACCACGGGAGGCAGTGCAGGATAAAGTGTTCTTCATCTTCAATAATCTCTCGCAGTCGAACATGGCACAAAAG AGTGAGGAGTTGAAGGAAGCTATGTCTGAGGAACACATGCCGTGGGTTTCGCAATACCTGGTCATGAAGAGAGCGAGTATTGAGCCTAACTTCCACACCCTCTACGCCAACTTCATTGACCATATGCACAACAACTGGGGCATTATTGGTATGGTCATCAAGGAGACTTTTAGAAATATCAAG GTTTTACTTCGAAGTGACAAGGGCGTGGCTAACTTCTCCGACAGATCACTGCTGAAGAATCTTGGTCATTGGCTCGGCTTGTTGACGTTGGGCAAAAACAAGCCGATCTTACACATT GATATTGACCTAAAGTCGCTTGTTTACGAAGCCTACCACAAGGGGGCACAGGAGTTACTGTATGTAGTGCCCTTTGTTGCCAAAGTCGTTGAATCATGTGCTAAAAGTAAG GTCTTCAAGCCTCCTAACCCATGGACCATGGGCATTATGAATATACTGTACGAACTGCACCAGGAGCCAGACCTCAAGTTGAACCTGAAGTTTGAGATTGAGGTCTTATGCAAGGCGCTTAACTTAGACATCAAT TCGCTAAAGAATCCACGCTATCTACGCAATCGTGACAAGCTAGCGACGTTAGAGTACCAGCTCTCCTCGCGAGGCAAGATCAAAGAGCCCACGCCAACTCTCCAGGAGGACAACCAGGCAGCAGCACAGACAGCTGCCCTTGTGGCGGCCGCAGCTGCTGCAGCGACAGCAGCCGGTGCTCAGCAGTCATCGCTCCTACCACCGTCAG GTCTGATGCCTCCGTCGGGAACCAACAGCTTCTCAGCGGGACTGAACGCGTCCCTTGTCGCATCGGGAATGGCCGGCAACATCGCTGGTAACATGAACCTCTCCGCCGGCGGAATGATGACGGCAATCACGACCCCGACTGTCTCCACGGTGGTCTCGAGCTCTGGCGtggcaacgacaacaacatccGCATCAGCGACGGCACCGCCACAGCCTCAGTTCACGTTCATGGACATCAATACGTCATCGTTTACCGGGCTCGTTCCTCATATTGTGATAAACGAACAA ATCGCACTATTCCAGACCAACCCACAGTTGAAGCAATATGTCCGCCCAGCAATTGAGCGTTCGGTCCAAGACCTCCTCCCACCAGTTGTGGAGAGATCGATCAAAATCGCTCTGACCACCTGTGAGCAGATTGTCAAAAAG GATTTCGCCCTGGACCCCGAAGAGGGCCGTATGAGAATGGCTGCCCACCACATGGTCCGCAACATGACCGCCGGCATGGCTTTGATCACATGTCGGGAGCCattgctcattagcataacaaCCAATCTAAAGACTGCTTTCTTGCAGACTTTTAGGGTAGGTGAAAGT CAGAATGCCACCCCGCCCCAGAAGGAGATGATTGAGCAGGCAAGCCAGGTGTTGGCCACGGATAACACAGAACTGGCCTGTGCCTTCATCCAGAAGACCGCAGTGGAGAAGGCACTGCCGGAGATGGACAAGAGACTCGCCACA GAGTTCGAGCTGCGTAAACATGCGAGAAATGAAGGCAGACGATATTGTGATCCTGTTGTGTTGACGTACCAGGCCGAGAGGATGCCTGAGCAGATCAGACTGAAGGTTGGCGGCGTTACCCCACAGCAGCTCGCTGTATATGAAGAGTTCGGCCGCAACATTCCCGGCTTCTTGCCAACAGGTGGCGCCTCATCATCAGATGCGCAGCATCCGGCATTCTTCAAACAGTTGCCACCGCAACAGCAGCCTCAACAGCCACAGGCTCCTCAG TCATTCTCCACTGATGAGATCACACAAATCTACGACAAGATAGCTCACGATATTGAGCAGTACCTGCTGTCACAGTACGCCATATCCCAGCAGCAGTCTCCACTCCTGCAGTCTCTTGCTAGTCTGCTGGAGGCGGTCCTCCTGGCAAGGAACTCGAGGGAGATTGTCACAGCAATTGCGCTGCTACAGAAG GCTGTAGAAGGACTACTAGATGGCATCTCCTCGCTGACGCCAGCCTCGGATCCTGAGGCAATGATCCGATACCGCGACTGCCACCTCCTGGTGCTGCGAGGCCTCCAAGACCAGCGAGCGTACGGACCGCAGTGGACCAACAAGCAAGTGACGCGATGTCTGATCGAGTGTCGCGAAGACTTCAAGTATAACGTGGAGGCTGTGGATGTCTTGATCCGTAGTCACCTTGTCAACATGCAACAGTATGATGTTCATTTTGCACAG TCGATGGACAATGGATTGAACTACATGGCCGTCGCGTTCGCCATGCAGCTCGTCCAGAGATTCTGCATCGATGAGAAACACAACACCCAGATTAACGAGGCAGACTTGTACAACACGATTGAGACGCTGGCTCGCATTGCCGCTCATTCCAGACAAGCACCTGACGG ACTGACTGGTCTCATCGAGACAATCAGACAGCATAACGATGGTGGTCTCCTCGATCGAGCCCCTGGTGGCCCGACGTTACACTCGGGCATCTCCCAGGCGCGCGAGTTCGATGATCCACCAGGCCTGCATGAGAAGACAGAGTTCCTGCTAAGGGAGTGGGTCAACATGTACCACTCTCCTGCTGCTGGGAGAGACAGCACTAAGGCTTTCTCCGCTTTCGTCGGCCAG ATGCACCAGCAAGGCATCCTCAAGTCCGACGACCTTATCGCACGTTTCTTCCGCCTCTGCACGGAGATGTGCGTCGACCTGTGCTATCGTGCCTTGGGCGAGCAGACACACAGCGCCACGCTGATCCGCGCCAAATGTTTCCACACTCTGGATGCCTTTGTGCGTCTAATCGCTCTCCTGGTGAAACATTCCGGCGACGCAGCCAACCCGGTCACGAAGATCAACCTTCTCAATAAAGTGGGTCGAGCGGCGGCAATT GTGCTTGGTATTGTGGCGGGCGTCCTCCTGCAGGATCATGAAGTGAGGAACACCGAGTTCCAGCAGTTGCCTTACCATAGGATATTCATCATGCTCTTCATTGAACTAAACGCGCCAGAGTTGGTCTTGGACAGCatcaatttccagattctgacTGCATTTTG CAATACCCTTCATATCTTGAGACCAGCAAAGGCACCAGGTTTCTCCTACGCCTGGCTCGAGTTGGTGTCTCACCGAGTATTCATTGGACGTATGTTGGCAATCACTCCGGCACAGAGG GGTTGGGGCATGTATGCTCAACTTCTGATAGACTTGTTCAAGTTCTTGGCCCCATTCTTGAGGAACGCCGACCTGACCAAGCCGACACAGTTACTCTACAGG GGTACGCTGCGAGTCCTTTTGGTGCTGCTACACGACTTCCCAGAATTCCTCTGTGATTATCACTACGCGTTCTGCGACGCGATTCCACCCAACTGTATTCAAGTGCGTAACCTGATCTTGAGTGCTTTCCCACGCAACATGCGGCTGCCCGATCCGTTCACACCCAACCTCAAAGTCGACATGTTGAATGAGATCACACATGCGCCGAGGATCTTGACGAATTTCACCAACATGATTCAACCGCCTACATTCAAGAAG GATCTCGATTCCTACCTGAAGACACGCTCCCCAGTCACATTCTTGTCAGATCTGCGCAGCAACCTCCAAGTGGGGAGCGAGCCTGGTAACCGATACAACATCCAGCTGATCAACGCCCTGGTGCTGTATGTGGGCACACAAGCTATCGCCTACATCCAGCAGAAGTCGCTGACTCCGAGCATGACGACGATAGCTCACTCGTCACATATGGATATCTTCCAGAACTTGGCAGTTGATCTTGACTCGGAAG GCCGCTACTTATTCTTGAATGCCATCGCCAACCAGCTGCGGTACCCGAACAGCCATACGCACTACTTCAGCTGTACCCTGCTGTATCTGTTCGCGGAGGCAAACACCGAGGCAATACAGGAACAGATCACTAG AGTGTTACTAGAGCGGCTGATAGTGAACCGACCCCACCCATGGGGCCTGTTAATCACCTTCATTGAGCTCATCAAGAACCCACAGTTCCGATTCTGGAATCATGAGTTCGTTCATTGCGCCCCAGAAATTGAAAC AATCTGTCTCGGGGCCACACGTGAAATCGCAGGCAAAATGGAAATGGAATCTCGAGCTTAG